ATCATCAACCTGGAATTTGCCAATAACACCTTCATCAGCTGGGAAGGCAGAAGCTGCAACGGCCGCCCCGTAGAAGGCAGCAGCGTTGGCGTAGCCTTCTATGGAGAGAACGGTTCGCTGGTGATCGACGGCGGCAACAGCTACACCATTTACGACCTGAAGAACAAGGTGGTGAAAGCGGCAAAAAATGATATAGAGATCGATGCCCGGAACAATATGAATCCATCCGAGCAGCTGGATGCCCTGCACATTCAGAATTTTTTCGATGGCATCCGGAAAGGCACTGCGTTGCACTCGGATATCGTCAGCGGCCACCAGAGCACGCTCCTGGTGCAGCTGGGCAACATCGCGCAACGCACGGGCCGTACGCTGAACATCGACCCGAAAACGGGCCGGATAAAAGATGATCCCGGCGCGCTGGAATATTGGAGCAGAAAATATGAACCGGGATGGGAACCCTCCGTCTGACACATTTACATCAGCCATAAACTCATTCATGCCGCGGACCGTTGCAATACGGTCCCGCTAAAAACAGCATTTCCTGTCATGCATAACATCAAACGAACAATGTTACTGGCCGCCATCGCATTTGCCGGCTGCAAAAATGAACAAAGTATGAAAAAGGTATCCTTCATCACGGTAGATCCCGGTCATTTTCATGCTGCGCTTGTACAGAAATCCATGTACCCGGATGTTGATTCCGTTGTGCATGTATATGCCCCGGAAGGGAATGATGTGAATGCATACCTGGGTATGATAACGCAATACAACAGCCGGGAAGAGGCCCCCACCACCTGGAAGGAAGAAGTGTACACCGGAAGCGACTACCTGGAAAAGATGCTGGCGGACAAAGCGGGCAATGTAGTGGTGCTGGCCGGCAACAACGGCAGGAAAACCGGGTATATCAGCCGGTCCGTTTCGGCCGGGCTCAACGTGCTGGCGGATAAACCGATGGCCATCAGCCCGGAAGGCTTTACCCTGCTGAAGGCAGCATTTGATACCGCTGTGGAAAAAAATGTGCTGTTATACGATATCATGACCGAACGCTACGAGATCACCAGTATGCTGCAACGGGAGCTGTCGCAGTTGCCGGGCGTTTTCGGAACGCTGCAGCAGGGCAGCGCGGCAGAACCGGCCGTGATCAAGGAAAGTGTGCACCATTTCTTTAAATACGTTTCCGGCAAACCCCTGGTACGCCCGGCCTGGTTCTTTGATGTAAAACAGGCGGGTGAAGGGATCGTGGATGTGACCACCCACCTGGTAGACCTTATTCAGTGGACCTGTTTTCCGGAAGTTACGCTCGACTACAGCAAGGATGTGAACATTACCAGCGCACGGCGCTGGCCTACGCAGCTCACGCCCGCCCAGTTCAGCCGCGTTACCAGTACGGAAGGCTGGCCGGACTACCTGCAGCCGTATTTGCAGGACAGCATGCTGTTTGTGTATGCCAACGGCGAGATCAACTATACGCTCAAAAACGTACATGCCAGAGTGGCCGTGATGTGGAATTTCGAGGCGCCCGAAGGCACCGGCGACACCCATTATTCGCTGATGCGCGGAACGAAGGCCGATCTGCTGATCAGGCAGGGCGCGGAGCAACAGTATAAACCGGTGCTGTACATCCGGCCGCATCAGCAGGAAGATGCGGAAAGCGAAGTGTGGAAGAACGAACTGCAGGATATGCTGAAGAAATATCCCGGCGTAACGGTGCAAAAAGCAGCAGAAGGATGGGAGGTGATGATCCCGGAGGAGTACAAGACAGGGCATGAGGCGCATTTTGCGGAGGTGACGAAGAAGTACCTGCAGTTCCTGAAGGATGGCGGCATGCCTGCCTGGGAAGTGCCCAATATGCTCGCAAAATATTACACAACAACGGAAGCGCTGCGCAAGGCGGAAACAGTGGAGGCAAGATAGTTCAGTCTCGTTCCCGGACGCAGCAGGGTGTCAACAGCCGTTCTGCGTCGTGGCTTTACTCCGCATAATAAATAATCGCATGCGCACCATACAGATAATCAATGATCTGTGGCGAAATATTGTTATATCATCCTAATTATACTACATTTGCCGCCCTGAGTTCTTTACGGACCGGAAAGCAGCATAGACAGGCCCGGTAGATCCGGGTTTATCTTTTTATGGAAATCCCTGTACTGGCGGCTCTGTTGGGGCACTTGTGAGGGTTTACTATCTTTATGACGATGTACTTTAACCTTTTTAAATCTGATTATGCAATTTCTGGATTTTGAAAAACCGATTGCGGACCTGTATGAACAGCTGGAGAAACTGAAGGAGAACGGCAATAAGTCCGGCGTGGATGTTTCCGCAACCGTTAGCGAGTACGAACAAAAGATCATAGATACCAAGAAGCATATCTATAATAATCTTAGCAGCTGGCAGAAAGTACAGCTCAGCCGTCATCCGGACAGGCCCTATACCCTCGAATATATTGAACGGATGTCCACCAATTTCGTGGAGTTGCATGGGGACAGGAATGTGAAGGATGACAAGGCGATGGTAGGTGGATTTGCGGACCTGGACGGCGAAACCGTGATGTTCATCGGCCAGCAGAAAGGGGTGAATACAAAGATGCGCCAGATCCGGAATTTCGGTATGGCCAATCCCGAAGGGTATCGCAAGGCGCTGCGGCTGATGAAGCTCGCGGAAAGGTTCAACAAGCCCATCATCACCCTCATTGATACACCGGGCGCCTATCCGGGCCTGGAGGCAGAGGAGCGGGGGCAGGGCGAAGCCATTGCCCGGAATTTGTTTGAAATGGTGAAGCTACGTGTACCGGTGATCTGCGTGATCATCGGGGAAGGTGCTTCCGGCGGGGCTTTGGGCATCGGTATGGGAGACCGCATCTTCATGCTCGAAAACAGCTGGTACACCGTGATCTCCCCCGAAAACTGCTCCACCATCCTCTGGCGCAGCTGGAACTTCAAGGAAAAGGCCGCGGAAGAACTGAAACTGACTTCTGACTATATGAGCCAGTTCGGCCTGGTGGACGGGGTGATCAAAGAGCCGGTAGGCGGCGCACATTCCAGCCACGAGGAAATTGCGCAAACCCTGAAGCTGAAGCT
This genomic stretch from Chitinophaga sp. XS-30 harbors:
- a CDS encoding acetyl-CoA carboxylase carboxyltransferase subunit alpha; its protein translation is MQFLDFEKPIADLYEQLEKLKENGNKSGVDVSATVSEYEQKIIDTKKHIYNNLSSWQKVQLSRHPDRPYTLEYIERMSTNFVELHGDRNVKDDKAMVGGFADLDGETVMFIGQQKGVNTKMRQIRNFGMANPEGYRKALRLMKLAERFNKPIITLIDTPGAYPGLEAEERGQGEAIARNLFEMVKLRVPVICVIIGEGASGGALGIGMGDRIFMLENSWYTVISPENCSTILWRSWNFKEKAAEELKLTSDYMSQFGLVDGVIKEPVGGAHSSHEEIAQTLKLKLKETLAELRKISPDDRIEQRIEKFSNMGFFEER
- a CDS encoding putative oxidoreductase C-terminal domain-containing protein, whose product is MKKVSFITVDPGHFHAALVQKSMYPDVDSVVHVYAPEGNDVNAYLGMITQYNSREEAPTTWKEEVYTGSDYLEKMLADKAGNVVVLAGNNGRKTGYISRSVSAGLNVLADKPMAISPEGFTLLKAAFDTAVEKNVLLYDIMTERYEITSMLQRELSQLPGVFGTLQQGSAAEPAVIKESVHHFFKYVSGKPLVRPAWFFDVKQAGEGIVDVTTHLVDLIQWTCFPEVTLDYSKDVNITSARRWPTQLTPAQFSRVTSTEGWPDYLQPYLQDSMLFVYANGEINYTLKNVHARVAVMWNFEAPEGTGDTHYSLMRGTKADLLIRQGAEQQYKPVLYIRPHQQEDAESEVWKNELQDMLKKYPGVTVQKAAEGWEVMIPEEYKTGHEAHFAEVTKKYLQFLKDGGMPAWEVPNMLAKYYTTTEALRKAETVEAR